One window of the Pedobacter ginsengisoli genome contains the following:
- a CDS encoding SH3 domain-containing protein, which translates to MALQEKYKELIDTATTQGVNNLNVREQDGVLYIDGDASGSIKQQLWDTYERLDPNYSSGDVVMNINSIAGVTEGSKLKVTTNSSNLNIRSGPSTDADIVGKAARHEVVTLISKANDQWWEIKTDNGASGYSYTQYLTPL; encoded by the coding sequence ATGGCCTTACAGGAAAAATATAAAGAATTGATAGACACTGCTACTACACAAGGAGTAAATAATTTAAATGTGCGCGAGCAGGATGGTGTGCTATATATTGATGGTGATGCAAGCGGCTCAATAAAACAACAACTGTGGGATACTTATGAGCGCCTTGATCCAAATTATTCATCCGGCGATGTAGTGATGAATATCAATAGCATAGCCGGCGTTACCGAAGGTTCAAAACTAAAGGTAACAACCAACAGCTCGAATTTAAATATTCGTAGTGGACCAAGTACCGATGCTGATATTGTAGGAAAAGCAGCACGGCATGAAGTAGTTACGCTAATCAGTAAAGCAAATGATCAATGGTGGGAAATCAAAACTGATAACGGAGCTTCAGGATATTCCTACACTCAATACCTCACACCTTTATAA
- a CDS encoding BON domain-containing protein has product MKNLTMKTTAFLVALVFMATTFSGCKSGPKDDAIKAAVETALLSNPHISEAAVTVEKGVATVSGQVPDETIKAEIDKTVAKVEGVKSVVNNLIVVPDTPSVPVAATDVLTNAVKDATKDFPTVTATVNDGLITLKGEIEKANLQKLMMALNALKPKKIDNSQLTIK; this is encoded by the coding sequence ATGAAAAATCTTACAATGAAAACAACCGCATTTCTGGTTGCCCTGGTGTTCATGGCCACTACATTTTCAGGATGTAAAAGTGGGCCAAAAGACGATGCGATAAAAGCAGCCGTTGAAACTGCACTACTCTCAAACCCGCACATATCCGAAGCGGCTGTAACCGTTGAAAAAGGCGTGGCTACAGTATCAGGACAAGTTCCTGATGAGACAATCAAAGCAGAAATTGATAAAACTGTAGCAAAGGTGGAAGGAGTCAAATCTGTTGTGAATAATCTTATTGTAGTTCCCGATACACCGAGTGTGCCTGTAGCTGCTACAGATGTCCTTACAAATGCCGTTAAAGATGCAACAAAAGACTTCCCTACAGTAACTGCAACGGTAAATGATGGCCTGATCACATTAAAAGGTGAAATTGAAAAAGCAAATCTCCAAAAATTGATGATGGCTTTAAATGCACTGAAACCTAAAAAAATAGATAATTCACAACTAACAATTAAATAG
- a CDS encoding phytanoyl-CoA dioxygenase family protein, which yields MKTQITQQQIEDYRKNGFLLIEDFLDKDELEIWREAVTEALVQRDGRKLPGKDTKTGEEDGINKNADYFGKVFDQMLNLWQTNEKVKQLILNENLGKMVADLSGCDGIRIWHDQALVKRPWANPTSWHLDTPFWSFSDRRALSIWVALDDATLENGCLYFLPGSYHTTSFENPGIGKNMDEVFKFYPQLSSYDSKAVPMKAGSCSFHNGLTIHGAGANMTKGFRRAMTCAFMPDGAVFNGIQNILSDEQVAKLKVGDLLKDEEQNPLIYSNPPTFPSQK from the coding sequence ATGAAGACACAAATCACACAGCAACAAATTGAGGATTACAGAAAGAATGGCTTTTTGCTTATTGAAGATTTTTTAGATAAGGATGAATTAGAAATCTGGCGCGAAGCGGTTACCGAGGCACTCGTTCAGCGCGACGGCAGAAAACTCCCGGGGAAAGACACTAAAACCGGTGAAGAAGATGGTATTAATAAAAATGCCGACTATTTTGGAAAGGTATTTGATCAAATGCTCAACCTATGGCAAACCAATGAAAAAGTAAAACAGTTAATACTTAACGAAAACCTGGGTAAAATGGTTGCCGATTTATCTGGATGTGACGGAATACGGATATGGCATGATCAGGCCTTAGTAAAACGTCCATGGGCCAACCCTACTTCGTGGCACTTAGATACTCCTTTTTGGTCCTTTTCCGATCGTCGTGCTTTATCCATCTGGGTTGCGCTTGATGATGCTACACTAGAGAATGGATGTCTGTATTTTCTTCCTGGTTCTTACCATACTACTTCTTTTGAAAATCCTGGTATCGGAAAAAATATGGATGAGGTATTTAAATTTTACCCCCAACTCTCTTCTTATGATTCCAAGGCTGTCCCTATGAAAGCGGGTAGTTGTTCTTTTCACAATGGCTTAACCATACATGGGGCAGGAGCTAACATGACCAAAGGCTTCCGCAGGGCTATGACCTGTGCTTTTATGCCTGATGGCGCTGTATTTAATGGGATACAGAATATCCTGTCTGATGAGCAGGTAGCTAAATTGAAAGTAGGCGACCTGCTGAAAGATGAGGAACAAAATCCATTGATCTATTCTAACCCCCCTACTTTCCCCTCGCAGAAATAA
- a CDS encoding YciI family protein, whose amino-acid sequence MKKITIMAFLTCIALISYNAAAQEVNKNYDEKLAKELKADDYGMKKYILVILKTGSAKDLPKASLDSIFKGHMNNIGRLAKEGKLIVAGPLGKNENAYRGIFIFDVESSDEAQKLVETDPVIISKVMTAEYYPWYGSAALKETLKIHSKIEKKSH is encoded by the coding sequence ATGAAAAAAATCACAATAATGGCCTTTTTAACCTGTATTGCACTTATTTCTTATAATGCGGCAGCTCAGGAGGTAAATAAAAATTACGATGAAAAATTAGCTAAGGAGCTTAAAGCTGATGATTACGGAATGAAGAAGTATATTCTGGTAATTCTAAAAACAGGCAGTGCTAAAGATTTACCTAAAGCTTCGTTAGATAGTATTTTTAAGGGACATATGAATAATATAGGCAGACTGGCTAAGGAGGGAAAGCTAATTGTTGCCGGACCGCTTGGTAAAAATGAGAATGCTTATCGCGGTATTTTTATTTTTGATGTAGAAAGCTCTGATGAAGCACAGAAGCTGGTAGAGACAGACCCTGTAATTATAAGTAAAGTAATGACAGCAGAGTATTACCCATGGTATGGTTCTGCAGCTTTAAAGGAGACTTTAAAA